The proteins below are encoded in one region of Helianthus annuus cultivar XRQ/B chromosome 2, HanXRQr2.0-SUNRISE, whole genome shotgun sequence:
- the LOC110895568 gene encoding uncharacterized protein LOC110895568: protein MNFLSLNINRVVAVNRAPWVRNLKSKLKVDFIDLQETHQARLSDFDLRQFWGSSLMQSCVVDSVGRSGGLALIWNPDVFSLESSYSSQRFQLVSGKVRGSDGILNILNLHAPNNVSLRRSLWSEITVLVNNLSGSWVVFGDFNDVRAESERVNSRFDVGATDAFNAFINGAGLLEYPMTGGNFTFVSGHSEVKLSKLDRFLVNVEFMFWWPMAKAAVQERGASDHCPITLSCNIVDFGPIPFKFFNSWLGDQNVAKIVSNKIKEGIKKWRKEASLAKEKDLNLMKETVSRIESMAVQGQISDEDKKRRIDLRVKIQGLELAMAKNIQQKAHINWLKSGDENNSFFTRWCK, encoded by the exons ATGAATTTCTTATCCTTAAACATTAATAGGGTGGTTGCGGTTAACAGAGCCCCGTGGGTGCGAAATTTGAAGTCAAAATTGAAAGTGGATTTTATCGATCTTCAAGAAACACACCAGGCGAGGCTGTCAGATTTCGATCTCCGACAATTCTGGGGTAGTTCCTTGATGCAATCATGTGTGGTGGACTCGGTGGGTAGATCGGGTGGCCTCGCCCTGATATGGAACCCGGATGTCTTCTCTCTTGAGTCGTCCTACTCAAGTCAAAGATTTCAGCTTGTTTCTGGTAAAGTTAGAGGTTCTGATGGCATTCTTAATATTCTCAACCTCCATGCCCCTAATAATGTGAGCCTTAGAAGGTCGTTATGGAGTGAGATTACTGTTTTGGTGAATAATCTCAGTGGGTCGTGGGTGGTGTTTGGCGACTTCAACGACGTCAGAGCGGAGTCTGAACGGGTCAATTCCAGATTTGATGTTGGTGCGACTGATGCGTTTAACGCGTTCATTAATGGGGCCGGTCTGCTGGAGTATCCGATGACAGGAGGTAATTTTACTTTTGTTTCGGGTCATTCTGAGGTCAAATTGAGCAAGCTTGATAGGTTTCTGGTGAACGTTGAGTTCATGTTTTGGTGGCCGATGGCTAAAGCGGCTGTCCAGGAAAGGGGTGCCTCGGACCACTGCCCCATTACCCTTTCTTGTAATATTGTTGATTTCGGACCCATCCCGTTTAAGTTTTTCAATTCGTGGTTGGGGGATCAGAATGTTGCGAAGATTGTGTCTAAT AAAATTAAAGAGGGTATTAAAAAATGGAGAAAGGAGGCCAGCTTAGCTAAGGAAAAAGATCTTAATCTAATGAAGGAGACTGTGAGCCGAATTGAAAGCATGGCCGTACAGGGGCAGATTTCGGATGAAGATAAAAAGAGAAGAATTGATCTCAGAGTTAAGATTCAAGGGCTGGAATTAGCTATGGCTAAGAATATTCAACAAAAAGCGCATATCAACTGGTTGAAGTCGGGTGACGAGAACAACTCGTTTTTCACAAGATGGTGCAAGTGA